A genome region from Paenibacillus sp. J23TS9 includes the following:
- a CDS encoding DUF4870 domain-containing protein, which translates to MRQLLSALSYFSIFFAPFIFPIIVWIASRDPYVAMHSKRALISHILPFIAAVPLLILTFGANHPGSVLGYILLFVIIYFGTFIYNIVKGIQVLREYA; encoded by the coding sequence ATGCGTCAATTGTTATCGGCCTTATCCTATTTCAGCATATTCTTCGCGCCGTTTATTTTCCCCATCATTGTCTGGATCGCATCCAGAGACCCATATGTGGCCATGCATTCGAAACGTGCGCTGATCTCGCATATACTGCCCTTCATCGCTGCGGTTCCGCTGCTTATATTAACATTTGGAGCCAACCACCCGGGTTCGGTTCTCGGCTATATTCTCCTCTTCGTAATCATTTATTTCGGAACCTTTATTTACAATATTGTTAAAGGCATTCAGGTTTTGCGCGAATATGCTTAG
- a CDS encoding serine hydrolase codes for MLISLDGFVNRVTQQGLNVLSVRVLLKGTSVAKWDLSSDERRLQHSVSKSFTCMAVGMAIAEGKLSLETKLQEYFPQYAQMSLTDDPDLRPGGLTLYNLLRMSSGHDSPPLWAEERASLQEKDWVKYYMSLPLDRAPGDIFTYSSGDTFIISALVQAAVGQTVKDYLTPRLFEPLGIQDVNWETSPLGVTLGCAGLEISNEELSRFGQMLLQKGQWDGKQLVPADWIDFVTRKQIDNQGSPDWSQGYGCQFWMCTHEAYRADGAHGQLCVVIPGKDAVVAINSYEDDIQGILDAVWAEILPLL; via the coding sequence ATGCTCATATCACTAGACGGATTTGTTAACCGCGTTACCCAGCAAGGATTAAATGTTCTTTCTGTGCGTGTGCTTCTAAAGGGAACTTCTGTCGCTAAGTGGGATCTAAGCAGCGATGAGCGGCGGCTTCAGCATTCCGTCAGCAAATCCTTTACCTGCATGGCTGTGGGGATGGCAATTGCAGAAGGGAAACTCTCGCTCGAAACAAAGCTTCAAGAGTACTTCCCGCAATATGCCCAGATGAGCTTGACAGACGACCCGGACCTTCGTCCGGGCGGACTTACGTTATACAATCTGCTGCGGATGTCCTCCGGTCATGATTCTCCCCCGCTGTGGGCTGAAGAAAGAGCCTCACTCCAGGAGAAAGATTGGGTTAAATATTATATGTCACTTCCATTGGACAGAGCTCCAGGAGATATCTTTACTTATAGCAGTGGAGATACCTTTATTATTTCTGCTTTAGTGCAAGCTGCAGTCGGCCAAACCGTGAAAGACTATTTGACTCCGCGCTTGTTCGAGCCGCTTGGCATTCAGGATGTGAACTGGGAGACTTCTCCTCTGGGCGTAACACTCGGATGTGCGGGGCTTGAAATCAGCAATGAAGAGCTAAGCCGTTTCGGCCAGATGCTTTTGCAAAAGGGGCAGTGGGATGGCAAGCAGCTTGTGCCTGCGGATTGGATTGACTTTGTGACCCGCAAGCAAATCGACAATCAGGGGAGCCCGGATTGGAGCCAAGGCTACGGCTGCCAGTTCTGGATGTGCACGCATGAGGCCTACCGCGCCGATGGAGCGCATGGGCAGCTCTGTGTAGTCATCCCAGGCAAGGATGCAGTCGTTGCTATCAATAGTTATGAAGACGATATACAGGGGATTCTGGATGCGGTATGGGCGGAGATTTTGCCGCTATTGTAG